A single genomic interval of Helianthus annuus cultivar XRQ/B chromosome 13, HanXRQr2.0-SUNRISE, whole genome shotgun sequence harbors:
- the LOC110899201 gene encoding UPF0481 protein At3g47200, with amino-acid sequence MTYEEGSSSNAVHNQGSFSPQNNKETLEEEVESVEQSYQIIFDSIVTSNESYIFSPIYVVPSRLREVSANSFTPRVVSIGPLHKGQTNLKSMENMKKSYFVKLLREVGSPEQTLQNCMQMVMGSMEGIRRFYFGMDLNVYTNDELALMMVIDGCFILRYINNLSISGNLYSDNKLRSRNIALDLVLLENQIPFFVLQYIHDLIVQKMQPQSNLTTMLKVILDHINPFEDPLKLENVGTDATHKHILGLLHTCYKPIFRELPIISTVPIAHSAVELDRVGVKIKPNKSLTWPMEMKFKKKSKFWHKPTLKMPVVRVDNFFEVVLRNLIAYEQYSPVENYVTSYAMAMHMLVPTPADIAKLGKSGVIISYLGSNEKASNLISSICENVNLPDFYYMEPWKNIAQHCNSYWPRNLGVFKGTYIDTPWKVIALLAAIVVFLITVIQFFR; translated from the exons ATGACCTACGAAGAAGGAAGTTCAAGTAATGCAGTTCACAACCAAGGTAGCTTTTCACCTCAAAATAACAAAG AAACTTTGGAAGAGGAAGTCGAATCTGTGGAGCAATCCTACCAAATTATTTTTGATAGCATCGTAACATCGAATGAAAGCTACATATTTTCACCAATTTACGTGGTCCCTAGTAGGCTAAGAGAAGTCAGCGCTAACTCATTCACCCCCAGGGTGGTCTCTATTGGACCTCTACACAAAGGACAAACGAATCTGAAAtcaatggaaaacatgaaaaagaGTTACTTCGTTAAACTATTGCGTGAGGTAGGCTCACCGGAGCAAACTCTTCAAAACTGTATGCAAATGGTGATGGGTTCAATGGAAGGAATTAGGAGATTTTATTTCGGGATGGATTTAAACGTGTATACTAATGATGAGCTTGCTTTGATGATGGTTATAGATGGTTGTTTCATACTTAGATATATTAATAATCTTTCTATAAGTGGCAATTTATATTCGGACAACAAGTTACGCAGTAGGAATATTGCTTTGGACCTGGTGTTGCTAGAAAATCAGATCCCATTTTTTGTTCTTCAATACATCCATGACCTCATTGTCCAAAAAATGCAACCACAATCCAATCTAACAACCATGCTTAAGGTTATACTAGATCACATCAATCCTTTTGAAGATCCCTTAAAACTTGAAAATGTTGGCACAGATGCAACTCATAAACACATTCTTGGCCTTCTACACACATGTTACAAACCTATATTTCGTGAACTACCGATAATATCCACAGTTCCAATAGCCCACTCAGCCGTAGAACTAGATAGAGTTGGGGTGAAGATCAAGCCGAATAAAAGCTTGACTTGGCCAATGGAAATGAAGTTTAAAAAGAAATCTAAGTTTTGGCATAAACCTACTCTCAAAATGCCAGTAGTGCGTGTTGACAATTTCTTTGAAGTGGTGTTAAGGAACCTCATTGCATACGAGCAGTACTCTCCGGTTGAGAATTATGTTACATCATATGCCATGGCAATGCATATGCTAGTCCCTACTCCAGCAGATATTGCTAAGTTGGGAAAATCAGGTGTCATTATCAGCTACTTGGGTTCAAACGAAAAGGCTTCAAATTTGATAAGCAGCATATGTGAAAATGTCAACTTGCCAGATTTCTATTACATGGAACCATGGAAGAATATAGCTCAACACTGCAACAGTTACTGGCCCAGGAATTTAGGGGTGTTTAAGGGAACATATATCGATACTCCATGGAAGGTGATTGCTCTACTTGCTGCAATTGTAGTGTTTCTTATTACTGTAATTCAATTCTTTCGTTAA